A window from Mangifera indica cultivar Alphonso chromosome 2, CATAS_Mindica_2.1, whole genome shotgun sequence encodes these proteins:
- the LOC123208969 gene encoding protein TOPLESS-RELATED PROTEIN 2-like isoform X1: MESLEEATAYVAPQLWQSLSGTLMTNDINDGKPAEESAACIALSKNDCYVISASDRKVSLFNMMTFNVMEMFIPPPPAATFLAFHPHDNNIVAFGMEDSTIQIYNVRADKIKFLT, translated from the exons ATGGAATCCCTCGAAGAAG CTACTGCATACGTAGCACCCCAGTTGTGGCAATCTCTCAGTGGAACACTTATGACCAATGACATTAATGATGGTAAACCAGCTGAAGAGTCTGCTGCATGCATCGCTTTATCCAAAAATGATTGTTACGTTATCTCTGCCTCTGACAGAAAGGTTTCCTTGTTCAACATGATGACATTCAAT GTCATGGAAATGTTCATACCCCCACCTCCAGCAGCTACTTTTTTGGCGTTCCATCCTCACGATAATAATATTGTTGCCTTTGGGATGGAGGATTCTACTATTCAGATATACAATGTCAGAGCTGATAAGATAAAGTTTCTCACTtga
- the LOC123208969 gene encoding protein TOPLESS-RELATED PROTEIN 2-like isoform X2, protein MESLEEAPQLWQSLSGTLMTNDINDGKPAEESAACIALSKNDCYVISASDRKVSLFNMMTFNVMEMFIPPPPAATFLAFHPHDNNIVAFGMEDSTIQIYNVRADKIKFLT, encoded by the exons ATGGAATCCCTCGAAGAAG CACCCCAGTTGTGGCAATCTCTCAGTGGAACACTTATGACCAATGACATTAATGATGGTAAACCAGCTGAAGAGTCTGCTGCATGCATCGCTTTATCCAAAAATGATTGTTACGTTATCTCTGCCTCTGACAGAAAGGTTTCCTTGTTCAACATGATGACATTCAAT GTCATGGAAATGTTCATACCCCCACCTCCAGCAGCTACTTTTTTGGCGTTCCATCCTCACGATAATAATATTGTTGCCTTTGGGATGGAGGATTCTACTATTCAGATATACAATGTCAGAGCTGATAAGATAAAGTTTCTCACTtga